The following DNA comes from Bacteroidota bacterium.
TAGCTACCTGATGCTGTATGGCAGCATTTTTGCAGTCTTCATATTCGGGTTTCTGTTTTATTACAGAATCGTGAAAAAATGCTTTTTTTACCCGGATCGGACCATATTTCGTTTCCACCGTTAAATGTTCTCTTTTTAATGTTTGACGGGATACAGGATAGGCTCGTAATC
Coding sequences within:
- a CDS encoding DUF111 family protein, producing LRAYPVSRQTLKREHLTVETKYGPIRVKKAFFHDSVIKQKPEYEDCKNAAIQHQVAIREVYEEVKRMTEGLNK